A genomic stretch from Podospora pseudoanserina strain CBS 124.78 chromosome 3, whole genome shotgun sequence includes:
- the CRM1 gene encoding Karyopherin transporter (COG:U; COG:Y; EggNog:ENOG503NX17): protein MPVSIEELDATVRAFYEGRGEQFKEDPDAWLMVDDILSKASYEQTKCWSPILIRAQRGWV, encoded by the exons ATGCCGGTCTCTATCGAAGAGTTGGACGCCACTGTCCGTGCCTTCTATGAGGGCCGCGGTGAACAG TTCAAGGAAGACCCTGATGCCTGGTTGATGGTCGACGATATACTCTCGAAGGCGAGCTACGAACAGACGAAATGTTGGTCTCCGATTCTTATCCGGGCGCAGAGGGGCTGGGTCTGA